A genomic stretch from Spongiibacter nanhainus includes:
- the plsB gene encoding glycerol-3-phosphate 1-O-acyltransferase PlsB, with the protein MPWFTRWYFLLCRLLVAPIIRLVHPSLIQLDEQLPEQLDGKPVCYVLRRHSWTDRFLLERLARQQGLPVLSARPGALPDQEHATCLYLPVLKGDSKRKQQPLQALIDSLGTRESPEDYPLQIVPVSIFWGRDPGSETSFWRLLLGDGERGGALRKLLVMIAQRNNVLVHFAQPLDFNTLVARKQQDAREAARTLARTLSFYYSRRKVATLGPSLLSRGQIISMVMRRPAVTAAIDELVASEGESRAKLEKSARKMADEVAANFDSRLLRVLDLILTWVFRKLFTGLRVHHADRLRRAANDRQLVYMPSHRSHFDYLLISYALYKQGLVPPHIAAGINLNFWPVGGLLRRGGAFYIRRKFGGDKLYSAVFKSYLGVILSRGYPMEFFPEGGRSRTGRLLPPKLGMLKMTLESCLQQPGRKVAIVPIYVGYDKLVEGASYVKELRGAGKTKESAGSLLKARRIFKTSYGSPHVAFGAPISLEECLTRVCGNWRQQAQAGDFGFLPGAIQHIAQENMTRINAAAVVNPIGLVAMILLSSPQRAMAEQELLAQIDYFIALLQRRPYSEDVVLPEGDAREIFEQAARTAGLSRIEHPWGPIITATGREAVLLTYYRNSVMHVLALPSLIARFFRHVEQVQQSSLVEACADMLPFLQGELFLRVEAEDFSAEVAEHIDQLVDLELLKREGDTLSRPEVGTMAFAVLTGLGRILRETLERYTMSSLLLARNPGTEAAPRLDVENQIIEMAQRLAILSGREAPEYFDKNLFKVYIDTLISEGLLQSEQRDDEAWIWSDGRLSQHAQRWVNLLGPDVQQSMLQLIARPDAPV; encoded by the coding sequence ATGCCCTGGTTTACCCGCTGGTATTTTCTGCTTTGTCGTCTGTTGGTTGCGCCCATCATTCGCCTGGTTCACCCCAGCCTGATTCAACTTGACGAGCAGCTGCCGGAACAGCTCGATGGCAAGCCGGTGTGCTACGTGCTGCGGCGCCACAGCTGGACTGACCGCTTTTTGTTGGAGCGCCTGGCCCGGCAGCAGGGCTTGCCGGTGCTGAGCGCCCGACCCGGGGCTTTACCCGATCAGGAGCACGCCACCTGTTTGTACTTGCCGGTATTAAAAGGGGACAGTAAACGCAAGCAGCAACCCCTCCAGGCGCTGATCGACAGCCTCGGTACGCGGGAGTCCCCGGAAGACTACCCGCTGCAAATTGTGCCGGTGTCTATCTTCTGGGGGCGGGACCCCGGCTCGGAAACCTCGTTCTGGCGTTTGCTGTTGGGTGACGGCGAGCGGGGCGGTGCGCTTCGCAAGTTGCTGGTGATGATCGCCCAGCGCAACAATGTGCTGGTCCACTTTGCCCAGCCTTTGGATTTCAACACTTTGGTGGCCCGCAAGCAGCAGGATGCCAGGGAGGCGGCGCGAACTCTGGCGCGGACGCTGTCTTTTTACTATAGCCGCCGCAAGGTGGCGACCCTGGGGCCGAGCCTGTTGTCCAGGGGGCAGATCATTTCTATGGTGATGCGCCGGCCGGCGGTGACTGCTGCCATTGACGAGCTGGTCGCCAGTGAGGGCGAGAGCCGGGCCAAGCTGGAGAAGTCGGCCCGCAAGATGGCCGACGAAGTGGCGGCCAACTTCGACTCGCGATTATTGCGGGTGCTGGATCTGATTCTGACCTGGGTATTTCGCAAGTTGTTTACCGGTTTGCGGGTCCACCACGCCGACCGACTGCGCCGGGCAGCCAACGATCGTCAACTGGTCTACATGCCCAGCCATCGCAGTCATTTTGACTACCTGCTGATTTCCTATGCGCTGTACAAGCAGGGCTTGGTGCCGCCTCATATCGCCGCCGGGATCAACCTGAATTTTTGGCCGGTGGGTGGACTGCTGCGCCGTGGCGGGGCCTTTTATATCCGCCGCAAATTTGGTGGCGACAAGCTCTACAGCGCGGTATTTAAATCCTACCTGGGGGTGATTCTGTCCCGGGGCTACCCCATGGAATTCTTCCCTGAGGGGGGGCGCAGCCGCACCGGGCGATTACTGCCGCCCAAGCTGGGCATGTTGAAAATGACCCTGGAATCCTGCCTGCAACAGCCCGGGCGCAAGGTTGCCATTGTGCCGATTTACGTGGGCTACGATAAATTGGTGGAGGGAGCGTCCTATGTGAAGGAGCTGCGCGGCGCAGGTAAAACCAAGGAGTCTGCGGGCAGTTTGTTAAAAGCCCGGCGTATCTTTAAAACCTCTTACGGTAGCCCCCATGTGGCCTTTGGTGCGCCCATCAGCCTGGAAGAGTGTCTCACTCGGGTGTGTGGCAACTGGCGGCAGCAGGCTCAGGCCGGCGACTTCGGTTTCTTGCCGGGGGCGATTCAGCACATTGCCCAGGAGAATATGACCCGCATTAATGCGGCGGCGGTGGTCAATCCTATCGGTCTGGTGGCGATGATTCTGCTATCCAGCCCTCAGCGGGCGATGGCCGAGCAGGAGCTGCTGGCGCAAATTGACTACTTTATCGCGCTGCTGCAGCGTCGCCCCTACAGCGAGGACGTGGTGCTGCCCGAGGGCGACGCCAGAGAAATCTTCGAGCAGGCCGCCCGCACCGCCGGTTTGTCCCGTATCGAGCACCCCTGGGGCCCGATTATCACCGCCACCGGTCGTGAAGCGGTGCTGCTGACCTACTACCGCAACTCGGTGATGCATGTGCTGGCCCTGCCCAGTTTGATTGCGCGTTTCTTCCGCCACGTTGAGCAAGTCCAGCAATCCTCACTGGTCGAGGCTTGCGCCGATATGCTGCCCTTTTTGCAGGGTGAGTTGTTCCTGCGGGTGGAGGCCGAAGATTTCAGTGCCGAAGTGGCCGAGCATATCGACCAGCTGGTGGACCTGGAGTTATTGAAACGGGAGGGTGACACCCTCAGCCGGCCCGAGGTTGGCACCATGGCCTTTGCGGTGCTGACCGGTCTGGGGCGGATTCTGCGGGAAACGCTGGAACGCTACACCATGAGCAGCCTGTTGCTGGCCCGCAACCCGGGGACGGAGGCCGCTCCCCGTCTCGATGTAGAGAATCAAATTATCGAAATGGCCCAGCGCCTGGCCATCCTCAGCGGCCGAGAGGCCCCGGAGTACTTCGATAAAAACCTGTTTAAGGTCTATATCGATACCTTGATCAGTGAGGGCCTGTTGCAATCTGAACAGCGGGACGACGAGGCGTGGATCTGGAGCGATGGCCGTTTGTCTCAACACGCTCAGCGCTGGGTGAACTTGTTGGGCCCCGATGTGCAGCAAAGCATGTTGCAGCTTATTGCCCGACCGGATGCGCCGGTGTGA
- a CDS encoding DUF1513 domain-containing protein, with the protein MTQHTPSRLLHRRSILAGLAAAGLLPLAAVTGKNLFSADRQSAEPGEVWFSAAIVGNDGFGAAWHNRAGHVDGHVPTDFRGHGAALHPTRLNSALLFARRPGYMGIEVDLASGELVNQFHCAQGRHLYGHGCFSADGKVLFTTEADIEGGVGKIGIRDADTYQLLGEYDSYGVGPHELRLMPDGKTLVVANGGLLTRPDTGRRVLNLDTMDSSLVYIDTHSGELVDQVRVAEPKASLRHLDVANDGTVAVAIQVQREATHHTDLVPLAITHRRGEPARALHEPQPVLARLQDYMGSVAISNTSRRVGFTSPRGNLAVFWDIDSGEFVGQHSMRDVCGLATDPSQSRFILSSSSGQMRVLDSSTLQEQREQRVNAAGLHWDNHMVVTQLGEHKPING; encoded by the coding sequence ATGACCCAGCACACGCCTTCCCGTCTCTTGCATCGCCGCAGCATCCTTGCCGGACTGGCCGCAGCCGGGCTGCTGCCCCTCGCGGCGGTAACCGGCAAGAATCTCTTTTCTGCCGATCGGCAAAGCGCCGAGCCCGGCGAGGTATGGTTCTCGGCGGCCATTGTCGGCAACGACGGTTTTGGCGCCGCTTGGCACAATCGAGCTGGGCACGTTGATGGCCACGTTCCCACCGACTTCCGGGGCCACGGCGCCGCGTTGCATCCCACGCGGCTCAACTCCGCCCTGCTCTTTGCCCGCCGCCCCGGCTACATGGGTATCGAAGTCGACTTGGCCAGCGGCGAGTTAGTCAACCAGTTTCACTGCGCCCAAGGCCGGCACCTCTATGGTCATGGATGTTTTAGTGCCGACGGCAAAGTGTTGTTTACCACAGAAGCCGATATTGAAGGCGGCGTCGGCAAAATCGGAATCCGCGATGCCGACACCTACCAACTGCTGGGCGAATACGACAGTTACGGCGTGGGCCCCCACGAACTGCGACTGATGCCGGACGGCAAAACCCTGGTCGTCGCCAACGGCGGCCTGCTAACCCGACCGGATACCGGTCGCCGGGTATTGAACCTGGACACCATGGATTCCTCACTGGTGTACATTGATACGCACAGCGGCGAACTGGTTGACCAAGTGCGTGTGGCTGAGCCCAAAGCCAGCCTCCGCCACCTGGATGTGGCTAACGACGGCACCGTAGCAGTGGCGATTCAGGTACAGCGCGAAGCCACCCATCACACCGACTTGGTGCCCCTGGCCATCACCCACCGTCGCGGCGAACCGGCCCGAGCCCTTCACGAGCCCCAGCCAGTGCTAGCAAGACTGCAGGACTATATGGGCAGCGTGGCAATCAGCAACACCAGCCGCCGGGTCGGCTTTACCAGCCCAAGAGGCAACCTGGCTGTGTTCTGGGATATCGACAGCGGTGAGTTCGTTGGCCAACACAGCATGCGGGACGTATGCGGCCTGGCAACCGATCCCAGCCAATCGCGATTTATCCTCTCCAGCTCCAGCGGACAAATGCGGGTGCTGGACAGCAGTACGCTGCAAGAACAGCGCGAGCAGCGGGTTAATGCGGCGGGGCTGCATTGGGATAATCATATGGTTGTGACGCAACTGGGCGAACATAAACCGATAAATGGCTGA
- a CDS encoding acyl-CoA dehydrogenase family protein, with amino-acid sequence MKLTFEAKDEAFRTEIAGWLADNLTGEFEQLKFRGGPGDEHMFPEERKRWEQKLAEGGWTCVAWPKRYGGRELSIEQQVIFYEEYARAGAPGRMGHIGDGLAGPTIIAYGSDHQKEKYLPGILAGTEFWCQGYSEPGAGSDLANVKTKARFDEARGKWILNGQKVWTSLAHESDYCFVIARTDPDSVAHKGLGFFLIKMDQPGITVRPIEQLTGTSEFNEVFFDDAECDAEDIVGEPGEGWKVAMGLLGYERGVSTLGQQMAFQNELNDVIALAKDNGAASDPMIRQRIAQAHIGLKLMRYNSMRMLSGDNSTLQKEALIYKLFWATWHRDLGELAMDVMGAEANVLDAAPYELNRLQSMFLFTRSDTIYGGTNEIQKNIIAERGLGMPKEPRR; translated from the coding sequence ATGAAACTGACCTTTGAAGCTAAAGACGAAGCCTTCCGTACCGAGATTGCCGGCTGGTTGGCAGACAACCTCACTGGCGAATTTGAGCAACTCAAGTTTCGCGGTGGCCCCGGGGATGAGCACATGTTCCCCGAAGAGCGAAAGCGCTGGGAACAAAAACTCGCCGAAGGTGGCTGGACCTGTGTGGCCTGGCCCAAGCGCTACGGCGGAAGGGAACTGTCCATCGAGCAGCAGGTTATTTTCTACGAAGAGTACGCCCGCGCTGGCGCACCGGGGCGGATGGGGCATATCGGCGACGGCCTGGCCGGCCCCACCATCATTGCCTACGGCAGCGACCATCAAAAAGAGAAGTACCTGCCCGGTATTCTCGCTGGCACTGAATTCTGGTGTCAGGGCTATTCTGAGCCTGGTGCCGGCTCCGATCTCGCCAATGTTAAAACCAAAGCCCGCTTCGACGAAGCTCGGGGCAAATGGATATTGAACGGACAAAAAGTGTGGACTTCATTGGCTCACGAGTCCGACTACTGTTTTGTAATTGCCCGCACCGACCCAGATTCCGTGGCCCACAAGGGCCTGGGTTTTTTCCTGATCAAAATGGATCAGCCCGGCATTACCGTGCGACCGATTGAGCAACTTACCGGCACCTCGGAATTTAACGAGGTGTTTTTCGACGACGCCGAGTGCGATGCTGAAGACATCGTCGGCGAGCCCGGTGAGGGTTGGAAGGTCGCCATGGGCCTGCTGGGCTATGAGCGGGGTGTCTCTACCCTGGGCCAGCAGATGGCCTTTCAAAATGAACTGAACGATGTGATCGCCCTGGCTAAAGATAATGGCGCCGCCAGCGACCCGATGATTCGCCAGCGTATTGCCCAGGCCCATATCGGCCTAAAGCTAATGCGCTATAACAGTATGCGGATGCTATCTGGGGACAACAGCACTCTGCAAAAAGAGGCGCTGATTTACAAATTGTTCTGGGCTACCTGGCACCGGGATTTGGGCGAACTGGCCATGGATGTAATGGGGGCAGAGGCCAACGTGCTCGACGCGGCGCCCTACGAATTGAACCGTCTGCAATCCATGTTTTTGTTTACCCGCTCCGACACCATTTACGGTGGCACCAACGAGATACAGAAGAACATTATTGCCGAGCGCGGTTTGGGTATGCCCAAGGAGCCTCGGCGATAA
- a CDS encoding VacJ family lipoprotein has protein sequence MRDSLRYWQKCWQLSALFALVTLALPSHANDSKGDPRDPWEGFNRGIFAFNEAADRYVATPIARGYKTVTPGFVDTSIDNFFNNIGEFKNFTNNLLQGSLGDAGTDLSRFVVNTTVGVLGIFDVASYVGLERENEDFGQTLAVWGVGDGPYLMLPVLGASTLRDGVGRGVDSLSSPQRAVEPESADYGLTFLELVQKRAALLGAEDLISGDKYSFLKDAYFQRREFLINDGEFQDSFGDEDFESFDF, from the coding sequence ATGCGAGACTCCCTTCGATATTGGCAAAAGTGTTGGCAGCTCAGCGCCCTGTTTGCCTTGGTGACACTGGCCTTGCCGTCCCATGCCAATGACAGCAAGGGCGATCCGCGAGACCCCTGGGAGGGGTTTAACCGCGGTATTTTCGCCTTTAATGAGGCGGCGGATCGCTATGTTGCCACGCCGATAGCACGAGGCTATAAGACGGTCACTCCCGGTTTTGTCGATACCAGCATAGATAACTTTTTCAATAATATTGGTGAGTTTAAAAACTTCACCAACAACCTTTTGCAAGGCAGCCTTGGTGATGCCGGCACAGATTTGAGTCGTTTTGTGGTCAACACCACTGTTGGTGTATTGGGTATTTTCGATGTTGCCTCCTATGTGGGCCTGGAGCGTGAAAACGAGGATTTTGGACAAACCCTGGCAGTGTGGGGGGTAGGCGATGGCCCCTACCTGATGCTGCCGGTGTTGGGGGCCAGTACCCTGAGGGACGGCGTAGGCCGGGGCGTGGATTCGCTGAGCTCGCCGCAGCGGGCCGTGGAGCCCGAAAGCGCCGATTATGGGCTGACCTTCCTTGAGTTGGTACAAAAACGGGCGGCCTTGTTGGGCGCTGAAGATCTGATCAGCGGCGATAAATACAGCTTTTTAAAGGATGCCTACTTTCAGCGCCGCGAGTTCTTAATTAACGACGGCGAGTTCCAAGACAGCTTTGGCGATGAGGACTTCGAATCCTTTGATTTCTGA
- a CDS encoding PP2C family protein-serine/threonine phosphatase, with translation MTTSNRQRLLLVQQVDPVHEQFIGVLRSLGVELVVTDDKNDALTMFREEEIDMVMIDIDLPDEQGIYLLDRMAADPRELPLVAISRRKNAADVVSAVRHGATDYLMLPPESNDVVRHVLDRALERCALKRENLAYRTKLENANRELLESLTHLQQDQQAGKHVQQVLLPDTPKDIKGYRFCHFILPSLYLSGDFVDYFLVGDDHAVFFVADVSGHGASSAFVTVFLKNLFARKRSDFLHRGSTAILSPAKMLAIANRELLEMGIGKHVTLCVGVFDLKCHQLCYSVAGHLPAPVQSRKGEAVFLTEHDMPVGLFADATYTDHMISFPAGTVLTLFSDGILEVLDYETLEQKEQALLSILSDGQTSSHDLVSRFGLDNIDEAPDDIAILVVSRL, from the coding sequence ATGACCACCTCCAACCGTCAGCGACTGTTGCTCGTGCAGCAAGTCGATCCAGTTCACGAGCAGTTTATTGGTGTCCTTCGCAGCCTGGGCGTCGAGCTGGTGGTGACCGACGACAAAAATGATGCGCTGACGATGTTCCGGGAAGAAGAGATCGATATGGTGATGATCGATATCGATTTGCCGGACGAGCAGGGCATTTATCTGCTGGATCGCATGGCCGCCGACCCCCGCGAGCTGCCGCTGGTGGCGATCTCCCGCCGCAAGAACGCTGCCGATGTGGTCTCCGCCGTGCGTCATGGCGCAACCGACTACCTGATGTTGCCACCGGAGAGCAATGACGTGGTGCGCCACGTGTTGGATCGGGCGCTGGAGCGCTGTGCCCTCAAGCGGGAAAACCTTGCCTACCGCACCAAGTTGGAGAACGCCAACCGCGAATTGCTGGAGAGCCTGACCCATCTGCAGCAGGACCAGCAGGCTGGCAAACACGTGCAACAGGTACTACTGCCGGACACCCCCAAAGATATAAAGGGCTACCGTTTTTGCCACTTTATCCTGCCCTCGCTCTACCTCAGCGGTGATTTTGTTGACTATTTCCTGGTGGGCGATGATCACGCGGTGTTTTTTGTTGCCGATGTGTCCGGGCACGGCGCCAGTTCCGCCTTTGTCACGGTATTTCTTAAAAACCTGTTTGCCCGCAAGCGCAGTGACTTCCTCCATCGCGGCTCCACCGCAATCTTGTCACCGGCCAAAATGCTGGCCATTGCCAATCGCGAGCTGTTGGAGATGGGGATTGGTAAGCACGTCACATTGTGCGTGGGGGTCTTTGATCTAAAATGCCATCAGCTGTGTTACTCGGTGGCAGGGCATTTGCCGGCGCCGGTGCAGTCCCGCAAAGGCGAGGCGGTGTTCCTGACTGAGCACGATATGCCAGTCGGTTTGTTTGCCGATGCGACCTATACCGACCATATGATCAGCTTTCCGGCAGGTACTGTCCTGACCTTGTTTTCGGATGGTATATTGGAAGTGCTAGACTACGAAACATTGGAACAAAAAGAGCAGGCGCTGTTGTCTATATTGAGTGATGGCCAGACTTCATCCCACGACTTGGTGTCGCGGTTTGGTTTGGACAACATCGACGAAGCGCCAGACGATATTGCAATACTGGTAGTAAGTAGGTTGTAG
- a CDS encoding DUF411 domain-containing protein → MKLLQQLRFSLPLILALLATSATADTLIRVSKSPTCGCCTEWVEHLRDKGFEVEARNRNDMHTVKAALGIAPRYASCHTATVGDYVIEGHVPAADVKRLLAEKPDALGLTVPGMPVGSPGMEMGDRVDNYSVLLLKRNGSSEVFSRHPQNDTHSH, encoded by the coding sequence GTGAAATTGTTACAACAACTCCGATTCAGCCTGCCACTGATCCTTGCACTGCTGGCCACTTCCGCCACCGCCGACACCCTGATTCGCGTCAGCAAATCGCCCACCTGCGGCTGCTGCACTGAATGGGTCGAGCATCTGCGCGACAAAGGCTTTGAAGTAGAAGCGCGAAACCGCAACGATATGCACACCGTTAAAGCCGCCCTGGGCATTGCGCCCCGCTACGCCAGCTGCCACACCGCCACCGTGGGTGATTACGTAATTGAAGGTCACGTGCCCGCCGCCGACGTCAAACGCCTATTGGCGGAAAAACCCGACGCGCTGGGTTTAACTGTGCCCGGCATGCCGGTGGGCTCCCCTGGCATGGAGATGGGAGACCGAGTAGACAACTACTCCGTGCTACTCCTCAAGCGCAATGGCAGCAGCGAGGTGTTTAGTCGCCATCCACAAAACGACACCCATTCACACTGA
- a CDS encoding SDR family oxidoreductase, translating to MNIHQPQYVQGHNLLKDKTVLVTAAAGAGIGFSAAKRCVEEGCRAIVISDIHEGRLEKSVQALKDETGLDAVYGQICNVAEEADVQSLTAFAEEKTGGIDVLINNAGLGTTKALIDMEDGEWFKVIDVTLNGTMRMTRAMMKTMKARGQGGVIVNNASVLGWRAQKEQAHYAAAKAGVMALTRCAALEAAEFGVRINAVSPSLAVHDMLKKSAPEDLLAELEGREAYGRGAEVWEVANVMVFLASDYSSYMTGEIVSCSSQRS from the coding sequence ATGAATATTCACCAGCCACAATATGTTCAAGGCCATAACCTGCTGAAGGATAAAACGGTGTTGGTCACCGCTGCCGCCGGTGCTGGCATTGGTTTTTCCGCCGCCAAGCGCTGCGTTGAAGAGGGCTGCCGGGCCATCGTGATCAGCGATATCCACGAAGGCCGGCTGGAAAAATCCGTTCAAGCTTTGAAAGATGAAACAGGTTTGGACGCCGTCTACGGTCAGATTTGCAACGTCGCTGAGGAAGCCGACGTACAATCGTTGACTGCCTTTGCAGAAGAAAAAACCGGCGGCATCGACGTGCTGATTAACAACGCCGGCCTGGGTACCACCAAGGCGCTGATCGATATGGAAGACGGTGAGTGGTTTAAGGTGATCGACGTGACCTTAAACGGGACCATGCGCATGACCCGGGCAATGATGAAAACCATGAAGGCCAGAGGGCAGGGCGGGGTGATCGTCAACAATGCCTCTGTGCTGGGCTGGCGTGCACAAAAAGAACAGGCCCACTATGCCGCGGCCAAGGCCGGGGTAATGGCATTGACCCGCTGCGCGGCCTTGGAAGCTGCCGAATTTGGTGTTCGTATTAATGCCGTCTCGCCATCACTGGCGGTGCACGACATGCTGAAGAAATCTGCCCCCGAGGATTTATTGGCCGAGCTAGAGGGTCGTGAGGCCTACGGCCGTGGCGCCGAAGTGTGGGAGGTCGCCAACGTCATGGTCTTCCTGGCTTCCGACTACTCCAGTTACATGACCGGCGAGATTGTCAGCTGTTCGTCGCAGCGTTCTTAG
- a CDS encoding acetyl-CoA C-acyltransferase — protein sequence MKDAVIVSTARTGMAKSFRGALNDTEAPAMGGHVVKAAVERAGVDPSQIDDVIMGAAAQQGTQAYNLGRLCSVAAGLPASVAGMTMDRQCSSGLMTIAWAAKSVMCNEMDIAVAGGLESISLVQTKHKNSYRNVSKAVTDIDPTAYIPMIETAEVVSERYGISREVQDAYALQSQQRVAAAQQAGLFADEIAPFATTMSVFNKETKESHTQAVTLDKDECNRPSTTLESLASLDPVWKDGQWVKEGRFITAGNASQLADGASACVVMDGKLAEQQGLSPLGAYRGLAVAGCKADEMGIGPVFAIPKLLKRHGLSVDDIGLWELNEAFACQVVYCRDQLGIDNDKLNVNGGGISIGHPFGMSGARLVGHALLEGKRRGVKYAVVTMCIGGGQGAAALFEVF from the coding sequence ATGAAAGACGCCGTAATCGTTTCTACAGCCCGCACCGGGATGGCTAAATCCTTCCGCGGCGCACTGAATGACACCGAAGCTCCAGCCATGGGTGGCCATGTGGTCAAGGCTGCCGTTGAGCGCGCTGGCGTCGATCCCTCGCAAATCGACGACGTCATCATGGGCGCCGCTGCCCAACAGGGTACGCAAGCCTATAACCTGGGGCGCCTGTGTTCGGTTGCTGCCGGCTTGCCGGCGTCGGTGGCAGGCATGACCATGGACCGCCAGTGCAGCTCCGGCCTGATGACTATTGCCTGGGCCGCCAAGTCGGTGATGTGTAACGAGATGGATATTGCCGTCGCCGGTGGTCTGGAGTCGATCTCCCTGGTGCAAACCAAGCACAAAAACAGCTACCGCAACGTCTCCAAGGCCGTGACCGATATTGATCCCACGGCTTACATCCCCATGATCGAAACCGCCGAAGTGGTCTCCGAGCGCTACGGCATCAGCCGGGAAGTGCAAGACGCCTACGCCCTGCAGAGCCAGCAACGGGTAGCCGCAGCCCAGCAGGCCGGCCTGTTTGCCGATGAGATCGCGCCCTTTGCCACCACCATGTCGGTGTTCAACAAAGAGACCAAAGAGAGCCACACCCAGGCGGTGACACTGGATAAGGACGAGTGCAACCGCCCGTCCACCACCCTGGAGAGTTTGGCAAGCCTGGACCCAGTGTGGAAGGACGGTCAGTGGGTTAAGGAAGGGCGCTTCATTACCGCCGGTAACGCCTCGCAACTGGCTGACGGCGCCTCCGCCTGCGTGGTCATGGACGGCAAGCTGGCCGAGCAGCAGGGCCTGAGCCCGCTGGGCGCCTATCGTGGCCTGGCTGTTGCCGGTTGCAAGGCCGACGAGATGGGCATCGGCCCGGTGTTCGCGATCCCCAAACTGCTTAAGCGTCACGGCCTCAGCGTTGATGACATTGGTCTGTGGGAGCTTAACGAAGCCTTCGCCTGCCAGGTGGTCTACTGCCGCGATCAGTTGGGCATCGACAACGACAAACTCAATGTTAACGGCGGCGGTATCTCCATTGGCCACCCCTTCGGCATGAGCGGTGCCCGTCTGGTGGGCCATGCCCTGCTGGAAGGCAAACGTCGTGGAGTGAAGTACGCGGTGGTCACCATGTGTATTGGTGGTGGTCAGGGCGCGGCGGCTTTGTTTGAGGTATTTTAA
- a CDS encoding protein adenylyltransferase SelO, giving the protein MSAATLRFDNSYARLPEHLYHRQQPEQVPAPGLIRINRPLAEQLGFDPDWLASEEGVALLAGNSTPPGADPIATVYAGHQFGSYNPQLGDGRALLLGELIDRHGQRFDLQLKGSGRTPYSRGGDGKSPLGPVLREYIISEAMYALGVPTTRALGAVYTGESVYRERPLPGAVLCRVAKSHIRVGTMQFFAAQRDTDALRTLAEHVIQRHYPEAANSDKPIVSLLVAVMQSQAELVAHWQSLGFIHGVMNTDNMLLSGETIDYGPCAFMDDYHPGTVFSSIDQQGRYAFGNQPAVAHWNLAQLAQALLPIIDDNEEAAVEEAQDALNSFPDRFFVAYRKRMADKLGLAHCSEDDQDLYEAFLDLLSDNNADFTLAFRRLTELADESYPANRSVAELFEFSDAYSDWLNRWQARLAQDKRPADQVQGQMRRANPLVIPRNHRVEEVITAAIQGADFTPFHRLVDEVTASDEQQDMHYARPPEPQQRVQQTFCGT; this is encoded by the coding sequence ATGAGCGCAGCCACACTTCGCTTTGACAACAGCTATGCCCGTTTGCCGGAACACCTATACCACCGGCAACAGCCGGAGCAGGTACCGGCACCGGGTTTGATCCGCATTAACCGACCATTGGCAGAGCAGCTAGGCTTCGATCCCGATTGGCTGGCCTCGGAGGAAGGCGTAGCGTTGCTGGCGGGCAACAGCACTCCCCCAGGGGCCGACCCCATTGCCACCGTCTACGCCGGCCACCAGTTCGGCAGTTACAACCCACAACTGGGAGACGGCCGTGCGCTGCTGCTGGGCGAGCTGATCGACCGCCATGGCCAACGTTTTGACTTACAACTGAAAGGCTCGGGGCGAACCCCTTACTCACGGGGCGGCGACGGCAAATCTCCCCTGGGGCCGGTGCTTCGGGAATACATCATCAGCGAGGCCATGTACGCACTGGGCGTGCCCACCACCCGGGCGTTGGGAGCGGTGTATACCGGTGAAAGCGTATACCGGGAGCGACCTTTGCCCGGGGCGGTGCTGTGCCGGGTAGCTAAAAGCCACATCCGCGTTGGCACCATGCAGTTTTTTGCCGCGCAGCGCGACACCGATGCTCTGCGTACGCTGGCCGAGCATGTGATCCAACGTCACTACCCCGAGGCGGCCAACAGCGATAAGCCGATAGTGAGCCTGCTTGTCGCGGTGATGCAAAGCCAGGCCGAACTGGTCGCTCACTGGCAAAGCCTGGGCTTTATTCACGGCGTGATGAACACCGACAACATGCTGCTCAGCGGTGAGACTATCGACTACGGTCCCTGCGCCTTTATGGACGACTACCACCCCGGCACCGTATTTAGCTCCATCGATCAGCAAGGCCGCTATGCCTTCGGGAACCAACCCGCAGTGGCGCACTGGAACCTGGCACAACTGGCCCAGGCGCTGCTGCCTATCATTGACGACAACGAAGAGGCCGCAGTGGAAGAAGCCCAGGACGCCCTCAACAGCTTTCCCGATAGATTTTTTGTCGCCTACCGCAAACGTATGGCCGACAAGTTAGGGCTGGCGCACTGCAGCGAAGATGATCAGGATTTGTATGAGGCTTTTCTCGACTTACTCAGCGACAACAATGCCGATTTTACCCTGGCCTTTCGTCGCCTTACCGAACTGGCCGATGAGTCTTACCCCGCTAACCGCAGTGTTGCCGAGCTGTTTGAATTCAGCGATGCCTACTCCGACTGGCTGAACCGCTGGCAGGCGCGACTCGCTCAGGACAAACGTCCCGCCGACCAGGTACAAGGGCAAATGCGCCGCGCCAACCCACTGGTGATACCCCGCAACCACCGGGTCGAGGAAGTGATCACCGCCGCCATCCAGGGCGCGGACTTTACCCCTTTTCACCGTCTGGTCGACGAGGTGACTGCCAGCGACGAGCAGCAAGACATGCACTACGCACGGCCGCCGGAGCCCCAGCAGCGGGTGCAGCAGACTTTTTGCGGCACCTGA